A single window of Hymenobacter sp. APR13 DNA harbors:
- a CDS encoding DNA topoisomerase IV subunit B, producing the protein MAEELVPATTPDHGYTEDSIRSLDWREHIRLRPGMYIGKLGDGSAYDDGIYVLVKEVIDNSIDEHVMGHGRTIEIKISDQRVQVRDYGRGIPLGKVVEVVSKINTGGKYDSKVFQKSVGLNGVGTKAVNALSNYFLVQSVREGLMKSAEFAQGILTSDPKPVKTSQRNGTLFTFQPDDSIFRNYRFIPEYLENQIWNYVYLNAGLTINFNGQKYYSENGLLDLLARKIDQESRRYDIIHLKGEDIELALTHGNDYGEEYYSFVNGQYTTQGGTHLAAFREAVVKTLREFYKKEYDATDIRGSIVAAISVRVQEPVFESQTKTKLGSMNMGPDGPTVRGFILDFVKEHLDNYLHKNPAAAEALKKRIEQNERERKDMAGVKKLANQRAKKANLHNRKLRDCRFHFGEGKQDAEALTTLFITEGDSASGSITKSRNVETEAVFSLRGKPLNCFGLKKKIVYENEELNLLQHALNIEEGIEGLRYNRVVIATDADVDGMHIRLLLLTFFLQFFPDLVRNGHVFILETPLFRVRNKKTTIYCYTEQEKQAAMRQLGRNPEITRFKGLGEISPDEFGKFIGDNIKLEPVILQSDRSIQQVLTYYMGKNTPARQEFIIDNLRLEKDLVTSDVLPLAEVAEEDLA; encoded by the coding sequence ATGGCTGAAGAACTAGTACCCGCCACCACCCCCGACCACGGCTACACCGAAGACAGTATCCGCTCCCTGGACTGGCGGGAGCACATCCGGCTGCGGCCCGGTATGTACATCGGCAAGCTGGGCGACGGCTCGGCCTACGACGATGGGATTTACGTGCTGGTGAAGGAAGTGATTGACAACTCCATCGACGAGCACGTGATGGGCCACGGCCGCACCATCGAAATCAAGATTTCCGACCAGCGCGTGCAGGTGCGCGACTATGGCCGGGGCATTCCGCTGGGCAAAGTGGTGGAAGTGGTCAGCAAAATCAATACGGGCGGCAAGTACGACAGCAAGGTCTTTCAGAAATCTGTGGGCTTAAACGGGGTCGGCACCAAAGCGGTTAACGCGCTGAGCAATTACTTTTTGGTGCAGAGCGTCCGGGAGGGGCTGATGAAGTCGGCCGAGTTTGCCCAGGGCATCCTCACCAGCGACCCTAAGCCGGTGAAAACCAGCCAGCGCAACGGCACGCTCTTCACGTTCCAGCCCGACGATTCCATCTTCCGCAACTACCGTTTCATTCCGGAATACCTGGAAAACCAGATCTGGAACTACGTGTACCTGAATGCGGGCCTGACCATCAATTTCAACGGCCAGAAGTACTACTCCGAAAACGGCCTGCTGGATCTGCTGGCCCGTAAAATCGACCAGGAAAGCCGCCGCTACGACATCATCCACCTCAAAGGCGAGGACATCGAGCTGGCCCTGACCCACGGCAACGACTACGGCGAGGAGTATTACTCGTTTGTGAACGGGCAGTACACCACGCAGGGCGGTACGCACCTGGCGGCCTTCCGCGAGGCCGTGGTGAAAACCCTGCGCGAGTTTTACAAGAAGGAGTACGACGCCACCGACATCCGCGGCTCCATCGTGGCCGCCATTTCGGTGCGGGTGCAGGAGCCGGTGTTCGAGAGCCAGACCAAAACCAAGCTGGGCTCGATGAACATGGGCCCTGACGGCCCCACGGTTCGCGGCTTCATCCTCGACTTTGTCAAGGAGCACCTCGACAACTACCTGCACAAAAATCCCGCCGCCGCGGAGGCCCTCAAAAAGCGCATCGAGCAGAACGAGCGGGAGCGCAAGGACATGGCTGGGGTGAAGAAGCTGGCCAACCAGCGCGCCAAAAAAGCCAACCTGCACAACCGCAAGCTCCGCGACTGCCGCTTCCACTTCGGCGAAGGCAAGCAGGACGCCGAAGCCCTGACCACGCTCTTCATCACCGAGGGCGACTCGGCCTCGGGCTCCATCACCAAGAGCCGCAACGTGGAAACCGAGGCCGTATTCAGCTTGCGCGGCAAGCCGCTGAACTGCTTCGGGCTGAAAAAGAAAATTGTTTACGAAAACGAGGAACTGAACCTGCTGCAGCACGCCCTCAACATCGAAGAAGGCATTGAGGGGCTGCGCTATAACCGCGTGGTGATTGCCACCGACGCCGACGTGGATGGCATGCACATCCGGCTGCTGCTGCTCACGTTCTTCCTGCAGTTCTTCCCCGACCTCGTGCGCAACGGCCACGTGTTCATCCTGGAAACGCCGCTGTTTCGGGTGCGCAACAAGAAAACCACCATCTACTGCTACACCGAGCAGGAAAAGCAGGCCGCCATGCGCCAGCTGGGTCGCAACCCCGAAATCACGCGCTTCAAAGGCCTCGGCGAAATCAGCCCCGACGAGTTCGGCAAGTTCATCGGCGACAACATCAAGCTGGAGCCTGTGATTCTGCAGTCTGACCGCTCGATTCAGCAGGTGCTGACCTACTACATGGGCAAGAATACGCCGGCCCGCCAGGAGTTCATCATCGACAACCTGCGCCTGGAAAAAGACCTGGTGACCAGCGACGTGCTGCCGCTGGCCGAAGTGGCCGAGGAAGACCTGGCGTAA
- a CDS encoding AI-2E family transporter, with translation MFPPATQHHLPPSGHKPTPEVRQTPIVQFAFFMLGAVLLVYSLRLLDDILLPLLFSAVFTLLLLPICRWLELRGVPRILAIIVCLLLVLAIFTGIILGFGSQLAQFKNEIPKLQVKMMEFFTSAQQWAHNRFGYEPMSVDDLKETSIKALKKSGGSYLGTTLNTTSAVLGNLAQVLIYIFCLLLYRDHLRQFMFRFVAPDKRTSVLHTVDNIQTVVQAYISGLIKVIIIVAILNGIGLLVLGVKFAIFFAIFASVLAIIPYIGIMIGAMVPAIITLVETGSPVQAALVIGVFVVVQFLEGNFITPMITGSQVSINPLAAILALILGAELWGTPGMILSIPLMAVIKVVLDANKTTEPWGFLLGDTADGEDSAKAGSQEPGGFRKLWNRVTNQT, from the coding sequence ATGTTCCCTCCCGCTACCCAACATCACCTGCCGCCGTCGGGCCACAAACCTACTCCGGAGGTGCGCCAGACGCCCATTGTGCAGTTTGCTTTCTTCATGCTCGGGGCCGTGCTGCTGGTCTACTCGCTGAGACTGCTCGACGACATTCTGCTGCCGCTGCTGTTTTCGGCGGTATTCACGCTGCTGCTGCTGCCCATCTGCCGGTGGCTGGAGCTGCGGGGCGTGCCGCGCATTCTGGCCATCATTGTGTGCCTGCTGCTGGTGCTGGCCATCTTCACGGGCATCATTCTCGGGTTTGGCTCGCAGCTGGCGCAGTTCAAAAACGAGATTCCCAAGCTGCAGGTGAAGATGATGGAGTTTTTCACCAGCGCGCAGCAGTGGGCCCACAACCGCTTCGGCTACGAGCCCATGAGCGTAGACGACCTGAAGGAAACGTCCATCAAGGCCCTCAAGAAATCGGGCGGCTCGTACTTGGGCACCACGCTCAACACCACCTCGGCCGTGCTCGGCAACCTGGCGCAGGTGCTTATCTACATCTTCTGTCTGCTGCTCTACCGCGACCATCTGCGGCAGTTCATGTTCCGCTTTGTGGCCCCCGACAAGCGCACGTCGGTGCTGCACACCGTGGACAACATCCAGACCGTGGTGCAGGCCTACATTTCGGGCCTGATTAAGGTGATTATCATCGTGGCCATTCTCAACGGAATCGGGCTGCTGGTGCTGGGGGTGAAGTTTGCCATCTTCTTTGCCATCTTCGCCTCGGTGCTGGCCATTATTCCCTACATCGGCATCATGATTGGGGCCATGGTTCCGGCCATCATCACGCTGGTGGAAACCGGCTCGCCGGTGCAGGCGGCCCTGGTTATCGGGGTGTTTGTGGTGGTGCAGTTCCTGGAGGGCAACTTTATTACGCCTATGATTACCGGCTCGCAGGTGAGCATCAACCCGCTGGCTGCCATCCTGGCCCTGATTCTGGGCGCGGAGCTCTGGGGCACGCCGGGCATGATTCTAAGCATTCCGCTGATGGCCGTGATTAAAGTGGTGCTCGATGCCAACAAAACCACCGAGCCCTGGGGCTTCTTGCTCGGCGACACAGCCGATGGCGAAGACTCGGCCAAGGCCGGCAGTCAGGAACCAGGCGGCTTTCGCAAACTCTGGAACCGCGTCACCAACCAAACCTGA
- a CDS encoding GNAT family N-acetyltransferase: MSGALHAAIWVERYQPGHAAAWDALVAASVNGPFLFCRSYLDYHHDRFEDCSWLVWQGERLRAVFVAGRARTASDSTTLVAHPGLAYGGLVTVGLAKTLNVLAWLDALREAWRAAGFRQLLLKPVPRVFCRQPSDAVLFWLHQQGAHLAGRELNSVIDLTQPFRIGTWRRGNLRKARHHGVVVACTAADADYAAFWELLTTNLHQTHGRLPVHSLPEICRLRDQNPGHLELWVARLGAEVVGGVLVFQDVHQGFVHTQYIGGSPRGKQVGAVDAVLAELLRCKPAAFRRLSFGISTVQGTLNSGLLNQKEGFGAAAETTDTYTLDL, from the coding sequence ATGAGTGGCGCGCTGCATGCGGCTATCTGGGTAGAGAGGTACCAGCCCGGCCACGCCGCCGCCTGGGATGCCTTAGTGGCGGCCTCGGTTAACGGTCCTTTCCTATTTTGCCGCTCGTATCTGGATTACCACCACGACCGGTTCGAGGACTGCTCGTGGCTGGTGTGGCAGGGCGAGCGGCTACGGGCGGTGTTTGTGGCTGGTCGCGCCCGCACTGCTTCTGATTCCACTACGCTAGTAGCCCACCCCGGCCTGGCCTACGGCGGCCTCGTTACGGTCGGACTCGCTAAAACGCTCAATGTGCTGGCCTGGCTGGACGCGTTGCGCGAGGCTTGGCGGGCCGCTGGGTTTCGGCAATTGCTGCTCAAGCCGGTGCCCCGGGTGTTCTGCCGGCAGCCTTCCGACGCTGTTCTGTTCTGGCTGCACCAGCAGGGCGCCCACTTGGCGGGCCGCGAGTTGAACTCTGTCATCGACCTGACCCAACCCTTCCGCATTGGCACTTGGCGCCGCGGCAACCTGCGCAAGGCCCGCCACCACGGCGTGGTGGTAGCGTGCACGGCCGCCGATGCCGATTACGCAGCCTTTTGGGAGCTGCTGACGACCAACCTGCATCAGACCCACGGCCGCCTTCCGGTACATAGTCTGCCGGAAATCTGCCGCCTGCGCGACCAGAACCCTGGGCATCTGGAGCTGTGGGTGGCACGCTTGGGGGCTGAGGTAGTGGGCGGGGTGCTGGTTTTCCAAGATGTTCACCAGGGCTTTGTGCACACCCAGTACATCGGGGGCAGCCCGCGTGGTAAGCAGGTGGGGGCCGTGGATGCCGTGCTGGCCGAACTCCTTCGCTGCAAGCCAGCAGCGTTTCGGCGTTTGTCATTTGGCATTTCCACGGTGCAGGGTACCCTCAACTCAGGGCTATTAAACCAAAAAGAGGGTTTCGGTGCGGCGGCCGAAACCACAGACACCTACACCCTCGATTTGTAG
- a CDS encoding sugar 3,4-ketoisomerase — MPPTPAVPSLPCLLPLPCTGSADTGFTVSVASEGLLPFAVARSYWIYDTPSQVQRGHHAHHTLQQLLIAVSGRLDITLETPAGEQQHFVLDRPDLGLYLPGLYWRTVRFQAQSVLLCLVSEPYSEASYIRNYAAFRALAATGQSTGVPI; from the coding sequence ATGCCCCCGACGCCTGCCGTGCCTTCTCTGCCGTGCCTGCTGCCGCTGCCCTGCACTGGCAGCGCCGATACTGGCTTCACGGTGAGCGTGGCGTCTGAGGGGCTGCTGCCCTTTGCCGTGGCGCGCTCCTACTGGATTTATGACACGCCCAGCCAGGTACAGCGCGGCCACCATGCCCACCATACGCTGCAGCAGCTGCTCATCGCCGTGAGCGGCCGGCTCGATATCACGCTGGAAACGCCTGCCGGCGAGCAGCAGCACTTTGTGCTCGACCGGCCCGATTTGGGCCTTTACTTGCCAGGCCTTTACTGGCGCACCGTGCGTTTCCAAGCGCAGTCCGTGCTGCTGTGCCTGGTATCAGAGCCCTATTCAGAAGCTAGCTATATCCGTAACTATGCGGCATTTCGGGCGCTGGCCGCTACCGGTCAGTCAACGGGCGTGCCCATATGA
- a CDS encoding PA2169 family four-helix-bundle protein, giving the protein MAAITGETARAYNDLVEINKTAAKGYQEAAEGVSNAELKSKLSQMSQHRAQFAAELTQHAQQLGIQAEQEGTVEGVIADAAAAVHRGWINLKSVVTGQDDSAILGECETGDSVALQSYETALKSNELPAGAREVIQKQHGAILSDKNWVTQQKASR; this is encoded by the coding sequence ATGGCTGCTATCACCGGCGAAACCGCTCGCGCATACAACGACCTCGTAGAAATCAACAAAACTGCCGCCAAAGGCTATCAGGAAGCGGCTGAAGGTGTCAGCAACGCCGAACTGAAGTCCAAGCTGAGCCAAATGAGCCAGCACCGGGCGCAGTTTGCCGCTGAACTCACCCAACACGCCCAGCAACTGGGCATCCAGGCCGAGCAGGAAGGCACGGTAGAAGGCGTAATTGCCGATGCCGCCGCCGCCGTTCACCGTGGCTGGATCAATCTGAAATCGGTCGTAACCGGCCAAGACGACTCGGCTATTCTGGGTGAGTGCGAAACTGGCGACTCGGTGGCCCTGCAGTCGTACGAAACGGCCCTGAAATCAAACGAGCTGCCAGCTGGTGCTCGTGAAGTGATCCAAAAGCAGCACGGTGCCATCTTGTCTGACAAGAACTGGGTGACCCAGCAGAAAGCCAGCCGCTAA